Proteins from a genomic interval of Callospermophilus lateralis isolate mCalLat2 chromosome 1, mCalLat2.hap1, whole genome shotgun sequence:
- the Lsm8 gene encoding LSM8 homolog, U6 small nuclear RNA associated: MTSALENYINRTVAVITSDGRMIVGTLKGFDQTINLILDESHERVFSSSQGVEQVVLGLYIVRGDNVAVIGEIDEETDSALDLGNIRAEPLNSVAH, translated from the exons ATGACGTCTGCCTTGGAGAACTACATCAACC GAACTGTTGCTGTTATTACTTCTGATGGGAGAATGATTGTG GGAACACTGAAAGGTTTTGACCAAACCATTAATTTGATTTTGGATGAAAGCCATGAACGAGTATTTAGCTCTTCACAGGGAGTAGAGCAAGTAGTACTGGGACTATATATTGTAAGAGGTGACAATGT TGCTGTCATTGGAGAAATTGATGAAGAGACAGATTCTGCGCTTGACTTGGGGAATATACGAGCAGAACCTCTAAATTCTGTAGCACACTGA